A region of Vitis vinifera cultivar Pinot Noir 40024 chromosome 15, ASM3070453v1 DNA encodes the following proteins:
- the LOC100853250 gene encoding auxin response factor 12 isoform X1, whose protein sequence is MTLQPLSPQEQKDAYLPAELGVPSKQPSNYFCKTLIASDTSTHGGFSVPRRAAEKVFPPLDFSQQPPAQELIARDLHDNEWKFRHIFRGQPKRHLLTTEKELELQRQTNARKCSSLHRG, encoded by the exons ATGACGTTACAACCATTGAGTCCA CAAGAGCAAAAGGATGCGTACCTCCCAGCAGAGTTGGGTGTGCCCAGCAAACAACCATCGAATTATTTCTGTAAAACATTGATAGCTAGTGACACAAGTACACATGGAGGCTTCTCTGTTCCTCGCCGAGCAGCTGAAAAAGTGTTTCCTCCTTTG GACTTTTCACAGCAGCCTCCAGCCCAAGAGTTAATTGCAAGGGATCTTCatgataatgaatggaaatttaGGCATATATTTCGAG GTCAGCCCAAAAGGCATCTTCTTACAACAG AAAAAGAGTTGGAATTACAAAGGCAAACTAATGCTAGAAAGTGCTCAAGCCTTCATAGAGgttga
- the LOC100853250 gene encoding auxin response factor 12 isoform X2: protein MTLQPLSPQEQKDAYLPAELGVPSKQPSNYFCKTLIASDTSTHGGFSVPRRAAEKVFPPLDFSQQPPAQELIARDLHDNEWKFRHIFREKELELQRQTNARKCSSLHRG, encoded by the exons ATGACGTTACAACCATTGAGTCCA CAAGAGCAAAAGGATGCGTACCTCCCAGCAGAGTTGGGTGTGCCCAGCAAACAACCATCGAATTATTTCTGTAAAACATTGATAGCTAGTGACACAAGTACACATGGAGGCTTCTCTGTTCCTCGCCGAGCAGCTGAAAAAGTGTTTCCTCCTTTG GACTTTTCACAGCAGCCTCCAGCCCAAGAGTTAATTGCAAGGGATCTTCatgataatgaatggaaatttaGGCATATATTTCGAG AAAAAGAGTTGGAATTACAAAGGCAAACTAATGCTAGAAAGTGCTCAAGCCTTCATAGAGgttga